One window of the Salvia miltiorrhiza cultivar Shanhuang (shh) chromosome 6, IMPLAD_Smil_shh, whole genome shotgun sequence genome contains the following:
- the LOC130988115 gene encoding glycerophosphodiester phosphodiesterase GDPDL6-like isoform X2, whose translation MVGHLLLCILLFLTIEVKDGAKLPLVEKKFMTLSGGQPEVVALGGYSGFFPSSSLNAYDFALEISIPGTIQYCNVHFSKDNIGFCVAQINLMNTTSIEEFDPKGMKEYKIYEQEVHGYFGLDYPAKVLFDNVTVRQNIFTRSGVYDGSPLVVPSQLFEDRKKIPARVWLNFENDMFYKEHKISAETFLLDILKTVPEFLSSPEIGFLKSMGSKLDKSKTKFIFTFLEPDEVEPTTQKSYGSLIKDLGAIKSFASGIVVPKEYIWPVDKAKRLQPATSLVQDAHKAGLSVYASSFANDRLWSYNFSYDPVLEYIQFTENPEFSVDGVLSEFPSTASEAIACINLDKKAPRAVPNLIISHNGASGDFPGSTDLAYDKAIADGADLIDCSVQMSKDGIAFCSDRADLMKTTTAAALFIDRSKNIKEIQSADGVFSFDLTWDEIQTLKPKIESFFPDQPRNPAFKNSGKLLTLPAFLELAKTMAVHGIFISIRNAAYLAAKRGLDIVGTVSTELSHSKFDKQTLQKVLIESDDTSVLDQFKSVPTYERVLYLKDAIGSVPDQAVKEVKKHAASVHLRRSSLMVAENSFIVNFTETIPAFHAANVSVYVGILRNEYQNLALDYLADPYVELATLTALQVDGFVTDYPYTGALFVRSSCLNEESPYVTMPAQPGMMFSQDAVAEPPELSPKDVIDPPLPPVAKPSPPAATSTKQTYNSSTNTLRVLN comes from the exons ATGGTTGGCCATTTGCTTTTGTGTATCTTACTGTTTCTAACCATAGAAGTTAAAGATGGCGCTAAGCTACCACTTGTTGAAAAGAAATTCATGACTCTGAGTG GTGGTCAGCCGGAGGTTGTAGCGCTAGGTGGATACTCGGGATTCTTCCCTAGTTCAAGCCTGAATGCTTATGACTTTGCTCTTGAGATTAGCATCCCTGGAACAATCCAGTATTGCAACGTGCATTTTTCAAAGGACAACATTGGCTTCTGCGTTGCACAAATAAATCTTATGAATACTACAAGTATTGAGGAATTTGATCCTAAAGGAATGAAGGAATACAAAATATATGAACAAGAAGTCCATGGATATTTTGGTCTGGACTACCCTGCCAAAGTGCTATTTGATAATGTGACGG TTCGCCAAAACATTTTCACCAGGTCGGGAGTGTATGACGGTTCTCCATTGGTCGTACCGTCTCAACTGTTTGAAGACAGGAAAAAGATACCAGCAAGAGTTTGGTTGAACTTTGAG AATGACATGTTCTATAAGGAGCACAAGATCAGTGCTGAAACATTTCTCCTAGATATTTTGAAAACCGTGCCGGAGTTCCTCTCATCACCGGAGATAGGTTTCTTGAAGTCTATGGGATCGAAGTTGGACAAGTCTAAGACGAAGTTCATATTCACATTCCTCGAACCAGATGAAGTCGAGCCAACTACCCAAAAATCATATGGTTCCCTGATTAAAGATCTGGGCGCGATCAAATCATTTGCATCTGGGATTGTTGTACCAAAAGAATATATCTGGCCTGTTGATAAGGCCAAGAGGTTGCAGCCAGCGACAAGCCTCGTGCAAGATGCTCACAAAGCAGGGCTTTCCGTGTATGCTTCTAGCTTCGCGAATGATAGATTATGGAGCTACAATTTTAGCTATGATCCTGTGCTAGAGTACATACAGTTTACTGAGAATCCCGAATTTTCTGTTGATGGGGTCTTGTCTGAGTTTCCTTCAACTGCTTCAGAAGCAATTG CATGCATAAATCTGGACAAGAAGGCTCCCAGGGCTGTACCTA ATTTGATCATATCCCACAATGGTGCTAGTGGAGATTTCCCCGGCTCGACTGATTTGGCCTATGATAAAGCCATAGCGGATGGCGCTGATCTGATTGATTGCTCAGTTCAAATGTCTAAAGATGGAATTGCCTTCTGCTCCGACAGAGCTGACCTTATGAAAACAACTACTGCAGCAGCTCTTTTCATTGATAGGTCTAAAAACATCAAAGAGATTCAATCAGCTGATGGTGTTTTCTCCTTTGACCTAACGTGGGACGAAATTCAAACTCTTAAGC CAAAAATCGAGAGTTTCTTCCCGGACCAGCCTAGAAATCCGGCATTCAAGAACAGCGGCAAGCTTCTGACCCTTCCTGCGTTCTTGGAGCTTGCCAAGACAATGGCAGTACACGGCATATTCATATCGATAAGG AATGCTGCATACCTTGCTGCAAAGAGGGGTCTTGACATAGTAGGTACAGTCTCCACAGAGCTCAGCCATTCCAAGTTTGATAAGCAGACACTCCAGAAGGTTCTAATCGAATCAGATGACACCTCGGTGTTGGATCAGTTCAAAAGCGTCCCAACTTATGAGAGAGTGTTGTACCTCAAGGACGCGATAGGTAGTGTACCGGATCAAGCAGTGAAGGAGGTGAAGAAGCACGCGGCTTCAGTTCACTTGCGCAGAAGTTCCCTCATGGTTGCTGAAAACAGCTTCATCGTCAACTTCACCGAGACCATCCCAGCCTTCCATGCTGCTAACGTCTCAGTATATGTTGGGATTCTGAGGAATGAGTACCAGAACTTGGCCCTCGACTATCTGGCTGATCCATACGTGGAGCTCGCCACCTTGACCGCCCTACAAGTTGATGGCTTCGTAACAGATTATCCCTACACTGGAGCCCTGTTTGTCA GATCATCTTGCTTAAATGAAGAATCTCCTTATGTTACAATGCCGGCACAGCCAGGTATGATGTTCTCGCAAGACGCAGTAGCTGAACCCCCCGAGCTCAGCCCCAAGGACGTGATTGATCCACCACTGCCTCCGGTGGCCAAGCCCTCGCCTCCGGCTGCCACCTCCACCAAACAAACTTATAATTCTTCAACTAATACATTAAGA GTTCTAAACTAA
- the LOC130988115 gene encoding glycerophosphodiester phosphodiesterase GDPDL6-like isoform X1 produces MVGHLLLCILLFLTIEVKDGAKLPLVEKKFMTLSGGQPEVVALGGYSGFFPSSSLNAYDFALEISIPGTIQYCNVHFSKDNIGFCVAQINLMNTTSIEEFDPKGMKEYKIYEQEVHGYFGLDYPAKVLFDNVTVRQNIFTRSGVYDGSPLVVPSQLFEDRKKIPARVWLNFENDMFYKEHKISAETFLLDILKTVPEFLSSPEIGFLKSMGSKLDKSKTKFIFTFLEPDEVEPTTQKSYGSLIKDLGAIKSFASGIVVPKEYIWPVDKAKRLQPATSLVQDAHKAGLSVYASSFANDRLWSYNFSYDPVLEYIQFTENPEFSVDGVLSEFPSTASEAIACINLDKKAPRAVPNLIISHNGASGDFPGSTDLAYDKAIADGADLIDCSVQMSKDGIAFCSDRADLMKTTTAAALFIDRSKNIKEIQSADGVFSFDLTWDEIQTLKPKIESFFPDQPRNPAFKNSGKLLTLPAFLELAKTMAVHGIFISIRNAAYLAAKRGLDIVGTVSTELSHSKFDKQTLQKVLIESDDTSVLDQFKSVPTYERVLYLKDAIGSVPDQAVKEVKKHAASVHLRRSSLMVAENSFIVNFTETIPAFHAANVSVYVGILRNEYQNLALDYLADPYVELATLTALQVDGFVTDYPYTGALFVRSSCLNEESPYVTMPAQPGMMFSQDAVAEPPELSPKDVIDPPLPPVAKPSPPAATSTKQTYNSSTNTLRVSAQSLFFAAVVVLLTIYT; encoded by the exons ATGGTTGGCCATTTGCTTTTGTGTATCTTACTGTTTCTAACCATAGAAGTTAAAGATGGCGCTAAGCTACCACTTGTTGAAAAGAAATTCATGACTCTGAGTG GTGGTCAGCCGGAGGTTGTAGCGCTAGGTGGATACTCGGGATTCTTCCCTAGTTCAAGCCTGAATGCTTATGACTTTGCTCTTGAGATTAGCATCCCTGGAACAATCCAGTATTGCAACGTGCATTTTTCAAAGGACAACATTGGCTTCTGCGTTGCACAAATAAATCTTATGAATACTACAAGTATTGAGGAATTTGATCCTAAAGGAATGAAGGAATACAAAATATATGAACAAGAAGTCCATGGATATTTTGGTCTGGACTACCCTGCCAAAGTGCTATTTGATAATGTGACGG TTCGCCAAAACATTTTCACCAGGTCGGGAGTGTATGACGGTTCTCCATTGGTCGTACCGTCTCAACTGTTTGAAGACAGGAAAAAGATACCAGCAAGAGTTTGGTTGAACTTTGAG AATGACATGTTCTATAAGGAGCACAAGATCAGTGCTGAAACATTTCTCCTAGATATTTTGAAAACCGTGCCGGAGTTCCTCTCATCACCGGAGATAGGTTTCTTGAAGTCTATGGGATCGAAGTTGGACAAGTCTAAGACGAAGTTCATATTCACATTCCTCGAACCAGATGAAGTCGAGCCAACTACCCAAAAATCATATGGTTCCCTGATTAAAGATCTGGGCGCGATCAAATCATTTGCATCTGGGATTGTTGTACCAAAAGAATATATCTGGCCTGTTGATAAGGCCAAGAGGTTGCAGCCAGCGACAAGCCTCGTGCAAGATGCTCACAAAGCAGGGCTTTCCGTGTATGCTTCTAGCTTCGCGAATGATAGATTATGGAGCTACAATTTTAGCTATGATCCTGTGCTAGAGTACATACAGTTTACTGAGAATCCCGAATTTTCTGTTGATGGGGTCTTGTCTGAGTTTCCTTCAACTGCTTCAGAAGCAATTG CATGCATAAATCTGGACAAGAAGGCTCCCAGGGCTGTACCTA ATTTGATCATATCCCACAATGGTGCTAGTGGAGATTTCCCCGGCTCGACTGATTTGGCCTATGATAAAGCCATAGCGGATGGCGCTGATCTGATTGATTGCTCAGTTCAAATGTCTAAAGATGGAATTGCCTTCTGCTCCGACAGAGCTGACCTTATGAAAACAACTACTGCAGCAGCTCTTTTCATTGATAGGTCTAAAAACATCAAAGAGATTCAATCAGCTGATGGTGTTTTCTCCTTTGACCTAACGTGGGACGAAATTCAAACTCTTAAGC CAAAAATCGAGAGTTTCTTCCCGGACCAGCCTAGAAATCCGGCATTCAAGAACAGCGGCAAGCTTCTGACCCTTCCTGCGTTCTTGGAGCTTGCCAAGACAATGGCAGTACACGGCATATTCATATCGATAAGG AATGCTGCATACCTTGCTGCAAAGAGGGGTCTTGACATAGTAGGTACAGTCTCCACAGAGCTCAGCCATTCCAAGTTTGATAAGCAGACACTCCAGAAGGTTCTAATCGAATCAGATGACACCTCGGTGTTGGATCAGTTCAAAAGCGTCCCAACTTATGAGAGAGTGTTGTACCTCAAGGACGCGATAGGTAGTGTACCGGATCAAGCAGTGAAGGAGGTGAAGAAGCACGCGGCTTCAGTTCACTTGCGCAGAAGTTCCCTCATGGTTGCTGAAAACAGCTTCATCGTCAACTTCACCGAGACCATCCCAGCCTTCCATGCTGCTAACGTCTCAGTATATGTTGGGATTCTGAGGAATGAGTACCAGAACTTGGCCCTCGACTATCTGGCTGATCCATACGTGGAGCTCGCCACCTTGACCGCCCTACAAGTTGATGGCTTCGTAACAGATTATCCCTACACTGGAGCCCTGTTTGTCA GATCATCTTGCTTAAATGAAGAATCTCCTTATGTTACAATGCCGGCACAGCCAGGTATGATGTTCTCGCAAGACGCAGTAGCTGAACCCCCCGAGCTCAGCCCCAAGGACGTGATTGATCCACCACTGCCTCCGGTGGCCAAGCCCTCGCCTCCGGCTGCCACCTCCACCAAACAAACTTATAATTCTTCAACTAATACATTAAGAGTTAGTGCTCAGAGCCTATTTTTTGCTGCAGTGGTGGTGCTTCTTACCATCTATACATAG
- the LOC130988117 gene encoding UDP-glycosyltransferase 89B2-like, giving the protein MGEQTMPESGGHVLVFPYPAQGHMIPLLDLTHQLASRGLTITILVTPKNLRLLTPLLSAHPHSITPLVLPLPPHSAIPSGVENTMDLPASGFLSMMLALAGLRDPILRWFRAHPSPPSALISDMFLGWTNHLASDLGIRGYAFFPSGAFAISFIHSLWRQMPQRKNAADDSELVGFPEIPYSPIHPWWQLSPVFRSFVEGDPNSEFIRKSYLGNFEGCGLVFNSFDGLEKAHLDYFANKLGHKHVWAVGPLLPPDHVTERGGSSSVVASEVCSWLDTCRDHSVVYVCFGSQAVLTNEQMRELTLGLEKSRVKFILSVKGATLGHRGGGFASIPVGFEDRVAGRGLVIKGWAPQVAILEHKALRAFLTHCGWNSTLESIVAGVPMLAWPMGADQYLNATLLVEQLDVAIRVCEGPTAVLGSDELVRFLEQVASEKWLEKRARAVALSKAAGDAMRVGGSSFKNLNDFARLLTQKCPM; this is encoded by the coding sequence ATGGGTGAGCAAACGATGCCCGAATCCGGCGGTCACGTGCTGGTCTTCCCCTATCCGGCGCAGGGTCACATGATCCCTCTCCTAGATCTGACCCACCAGCTGGCCTCCCGCGGCCTCACCATAACCATCCTCGTTACCCCCAAAAACCTCCGCCTCCTCACCCCTCTCCTCTCCGCCCACCCCCACTCCATCACCCCCCTCGtcctccccctcccccctcaCTCCGCCATCCCCTCCGGCGTCGAGAACACCATGGATCTCCCCGCCAGCGGCTTCCTCTCCATGATGTTAGCCCTCGCCGGCCTCCGCGACCCCATCCTCCGCTGGTTCCGCGCCCACCCCTCCCCGCCCTCCGCCCTCATCTCCGACATGTTCCTCGGCTGGACCAACCACCTCGCCTCCGACCTCGGCATCCGCGGCTACGCCTTCTTCCCCTCCGGCGCCTTCGCCATCTCCTTCATCCACTCTCTCTGGCGCCAAATGCCGCAGCGGAAGAATGCCGCCGACGACAGCGAGCTCGTCGGTTTCCCGGAGATTCCGTATTCCCCAATTCACCCATGGTGGCAGCTGTCCCCTGTTTTCCGGAGTTTTGTTGAGGGAGACCCAAATTCGGAATTTATCAGAAAATCTTACTTGGGTAATTTTGAGGGCTGCGGTTTGGTTTTCAATTCCTTTGATGGGCTCGAGAAGGCCCATTTGGATTATTTTGCGAATAAGTTGGGCCACAAACATGTTTGGGCCGTTGGGCCTCTCTTGCCCCCCGACCATGTCACGGAGCGGGGCGGGTCCAGCTCCGTCGTTGCAAGCGAGGTGTGCTCGTGGCTCGACACGTGTCGAGATCACAGCGTAGTGTATGTGTGCTTCGGGAGCCAAGCTGTGTTGACCAACGAGCAGATGAGAGAGTTGACCTTAGGTTTGGAGAAGAGCCGAGTCAAATTTATTCTGTCGGTCAAGGGCGCGACCCTCGGACACCGGGGCGGAGGCTTCGCCTCGATTCCCGTGGGATTCGAGGATCGGGTGGCAGGCAGGGGCCTTGTCATCAAGGGTTGGGCCCCACAAGTGGCAATTCTCGAGCACAAGGCTCTGCGGGCTTTCCTCACGCACTGTGGGTGGAACTCAACTTTAGAGAGCATCGTAGCCGGGGTGCCGATGCTGGCGTGGCCGATGGGCGCGGATCAATATTTAAACGCGACATTGTTGGTGGAGCAGTTGGATGTGGCGATTCGAGTGTGCGAAGGGCCCACGGCCGTGTTAGGGTCGGATGAGTTGGTGCGGTTTTTAGAGCAAGTTGCGAGCGAGAAGTGGTTGGAGAAGCGGGCTCGCGCCGTGGCGTTGAGCAAGGCGGCGGGAGATGCAATGAGGGTTGGTGGGAGCTCATTCAAGAATTTGAATGATTTTGCTAGGCTATTAACTCAAAAATGCCCTATGTAA